Genomic DNA from Dissulfuribacter thermophilus:
ACTCAAAACTCTTCAGGGCTGGGCTAGGCTTCCTCCGAACTTGCTAGTTATGCAATCTGGGTTTAAGGTGGAGGCAAAACTGAGAAATCTTATTTTTTTGGTAAAACACATATATGGAAAATGAGTGGGCTCAAGACATTTGTTACTGTATTTTTAACAGTATTTCTGGCAGAAATTGGTGATAAGACCCAGCTAGCCACCATGCTCTTTGCTTCAAAGACGGAATATTCGAAGGTCATGGTCTTTCTAGCTGCATCACTAGCCCTTATTTGCGCCGCACTTTTAGGGGTAGTCGCTGGTTCTGTGCTTGAATCAATGATCCCAAGGAAATTTATCTCCATAATTGCAGGTGGTGGCTTCATTATAATTGGCCTTATCATATTGATTAAAGGCTCTTAAAAAGACTCCTAAATTAAGATGCACTCCCCATTTCCCATAGACAGAAGTTCAGATCTCGTCTGAGGACGTTTTTTAACGCCATTGCCTGAAAGAGCCCAGTTGATTAAATATGAGAAATGAAATAAGAAATTTATAAATATTAGTCAGCAAGAGAGCAGCGAGGCACCTATACACTTCCCAAGCACACAGTTTGGGACAATTGTTGCTTGCATCACGATTCAATTTCTATTAGGCTCATTTAGCATACTGTTATGAGAAGAGAATTTCTAGGCATCTACATAGGAAGCAGCGAGACAAGAGCTGCCATAATTAAAGGGAAAATACAGATAATTCAAAAAGGGGCTCTTGAAATCAAGTCCCCATCTTCTGGCATTCCTCCATTGGAACAGTTAAGACGCCTTTTAAAGGCCACCACTCCCTCTAGAAAACGCCGCATCACAATCGTGCTTCCAAGGCGCCATTTTTTCATGAGGGAAATACCACTCGAGTCTCTTTCTCCTGCAGAGGCCAAGGCCTCTGTAAAGATGAGCATCTCTATCCATAGTCATCTTCCCGAAGAAGAGATCTTTTACGATACCTTGGTATTTCAGCGAAATGGAAAAACCATTGTACTTTTGGTCTACATTCCCAAAGAAAGGCTGATGCCTATTCTTGAGGTCATAAAGGAGACCGGGCACAAAAAATCTCTTTATGCAGTTATACCTCCAAGCATAGCTCTGGATACTACCAATAGAGAACTTGGTTTTATTCAAGAAGAGCACCTTTGCCTTTTCAATGACGAGAAAGGTCTGGTCCTATCCCTACACGGGAAAGATTCCTGGGAAGGGTCTCATAAGCTCGATGAAGAGGATGGAATAGGTAGTTTTGAAAAGTTGAGAGGCATGCTGCCACCTCCGTGGAACAATGAAAATATCAAAGTTTACACCTCTTTCACTTCTGAAAACGAGGCCCATACCCTTCATCCTCTGGCATCGAAGCTACAAGATATTTTCGGAGAGGACTTAAATTATCCGATATTTCACGCAATTACAGGCGCATTGGCCTCACAGGCCTTTCCTCCAGTATCAATGCATGGCCCAAGGAGACGGCCAATCAGGCTCAAGATAAACCTTTTTCA
This window encodes:
- a CDS encoding TMEM165/GDT1 family protein gives rise to the protein MSGLKTFVTVFLTVFLAEIGDKTQLATMLFASKTEYSKVMVFLAASLALICAALLGVVAGSVLESMIPRKFISIIAGGGFIIIGLIILIKGS
- a CDS encoding PilN domain-containing protein, which produces MRREFLGIYIGSSETRAAIIKGKIQIIQKGALEIKSPSSGIPPLEQLRRLLKATTPSRKRRITIVLPRRHFFMREIPLESLSPAEAKASVKMSISIHSHLPEEEIFYDTLVFQRNGKTIVLLVYIPKERLMPILEVIKETGHKKSLYAVIPPSIALDTTNRELGFIQEEHLCLFNDEKGLVLSLHGKDSWEGSHKLDEEDGIGSFEKLRGMLPPPWNNENIKVYTSFTSENEAHTLHPLASKLQDIFGEDLNYPIFHAITGALASQAFPPVSMHGPRRRPIRLKINLFHVATVLSIAAITVLSVPTYKQYMETSREISALEKKLSAKKKKIIPLREQSKKVEEIKKEIEKIESFIKEYPDILDILDEMARLTPDEAWIKSFNLSGATIRLSAEGPNAVSIMSEWRKCPYFETVRLVSPVTKARDGIERFSVEIKLKKDTKK